The Horticoccus luteus DNA window GACATTGGTCGAAGCGGCGCCGGACGCCATCCAGCTCACGGTAGCGCAGGCACGGCATTTGCAAACCCTGCCTGTGCGGCCGAAGCCGGCGCTGGTTTTGCGCACAGATGTCGCCAATGTCTATGGACGAAAGTTGCCGCGCACGTTGTTCTCGCGAGTGCTGGAAGACGCCGTACTGCAGGCGGTGCGGCTCGACGCGGCCTGCGTCGTGGTGAACTTGTTTCGGATTCCGGATGAGCCGGAAATTGGCGACCAGTGCGTGCGCAACATCCTGGCGCTCAAACCGGCGTGCGACCATTACGGGATGCCGCTGATGATTGAGCCGTTGGTGTTTCAACCCAACGAACGCGCCGGTGGTTACATGGTCGATGGCGATCGTGAAAAGATCGTGCCGTTGGTGCGGCAGGCAGTCGAACTGGGCGCGGACATTATCAAGGCGGATCCGACGGATAATCCGGAAGACTATCATCAAGTGGTGCAGACGACCGGAGGGATTCCGGTCTTGGTGCGAGGTGGGAGCAAAGCACCGGAACGGGAGATCCTCACGCGCACGGCGGCGCTGTTGCAGCAGGGCGTCGCGGGCATCGTGTATGGCCGCAATATCATTCAGCACCGTTCGCCGGGCGCGATGACGAGGGCGTTGATGGCTATCTTGCACGAGCAGGCGACGGTGGCGCAAGCGATGGAGATCCTCGCATGAGCGCCTCCGATAATCCTGTGGTGCGCGTGGGCGTGATTGGCGCCGGATTGATGGGACGCGAAGTCGCCAGCGCTTTTGGTCGCTGGTTCGCGTTGCTGGATTGTCCGGTGCGGCCTGAGTTGGTGGCCGTGTGCGACGTCAATCCAGCCGCGTTGGATTGGTTCCGGCAGGTGCCTTCTGTCCGGCACTTTTGCGCCACGCATCACGAGCTGTTGGCGTGCGAGGACGTCGATGTCGTCTACGCCGCGGTGCCGCATCATTTGCACGAGCAAATCTATTTGGACGTGCTGCGCGCAGGAAAGGATCTGCTGGCGGAAAAGCCGTTCGGGATCGACTTGCGGGCGGCGCGCGCGATTCGGGAGGAGGGCGAACGGCTGGGGCGGTTCGTGCGGGTTTCGTCGGAGTTTCCCTTTCTGCCCGGCGCGCAACGGGTGATGAAATTTGTTCAAGGCAACGATCTGGGAGCACTGTTATCCATTCGCAGCCGGTTCCTTCATTCCAGTGATCTTGATCCGAAGAAGCCGATCAATTGGAAGCGAATCACCCAGTTTTGCGGCGAGGCGGGAGTGATGAATGACCTGGGGTTGCACGTGGCGCATGTGCCGCTGCGGTTGGGTTGGCGGCCATTGTGGGTCTATGCACAACTGCAGAAGATATATGAATCCCGCCCGGACGGGAAAGGAGGCACCGCGAAGTGCGATACCTGGGATAACGCCATGGTCCATGGTACGGCGCAAATCGCCGGGCAATCAGTGCCGCTGTCGCTGGAGATGAAACGGATGGCGCCGACGGAAACCAATACGTGGGAAATCGAGGTGCTCGGAACCGATCGGGGCGTGCGATATTCCACCAAAGAGCCGAAGACGCTCTGGCAGTATTCCCGGGCGGAGGAGCAATCGTGGTCCAAGGTCGACTTGGGATTTGCGATGCCGTTCAAAACGATCACGGGGGGGATTTTTGAGCCGGGGTTCCCCGACCTCTTGCAGCAGATGTGGGCGGCTTTTCTCGCCGAGCGGGCGGGGAAGCTGGAGGGCCGTTTCGGTTGTGCGACGCCTGCCGAAGCGGTCGCGCATCATGAGATCTGGACGGCGGCGCTGCTGAGCCATGTGGAGCAACGCGTGGTGAGCGTGTGAAGCGCTCGGGCCATGCACGCTCATTCACTTGAACGGAGGCTTTCACGGTGGCACCAAGCTCATCGGCGATGATTGCTTCTTCCAACTCCGACCGGCGCGGCCTATTGGCGGCGGGAAACTTTATAGTTGATCACGTCAAAACCATCGACGTGTGGCCGAAGCAGGACGCGCTCGCAAATATTGTGGGCGAAGTTTCGGCGAACGGCGGGTCGCCGTATAATATTCTCATCAATCTGACGAAACTCGGTGCGGCGTTTCCGCTGCAAGCGGCCGGTTGCGTGGGCGCGGATGCCAACGGCGCCTTCGTGCGCGAGCATTGCCGGAGCGCCGGGATCGCGGTCGGGCAACTGCACGAATTGCGCGATGCGGCCACGAGTTATACCGATGTGATGACGGTGCGCTCCGACGGGCGGCGGACGTTTTTCCATCAACGCGGCGCCAATGCGCGTTTTGGACGAGAACATGTGGATTTCACGGTGACGCGGGCCAGGCACTTCCATTTGGGCTATATGCTTTTGCTCGATGCCTTGGATGCGTTGGATGACGCCGGTAAGCCCGGTCACGCCGATCTTCTCGCCCGGGCGCGCGCGGCGGGACTGACGACGTCGGTGGACTGCGTGAGCGAGGAGAGCGACCGATTCGCATCCATCCTTTTGGGCACGTTGCCCGAGGTGGACCTGTTGTTCGCCAACGATTTTGAGGCGGAAAAACTCACGGGGTTGAGGCTCGGCCGCGGTGAAGAAGTGGAGCCGGAGCAGTTTCGGCGCGCGGCGGCAGAACTGCTGCGGCTGGGCGTGCGTCAGGTGGTGGTGATTCACGCGCCAGAGGGCGTGTGTGCCGTCACGAAGAGTGGTGAAGCGCGGTGGCAGCCGAGTGTGGCTTTGCCGGGGCGGATGATTGCCGGGGCCGCCGGCGCGGGTGATGCATTGGCGGCGGGTGTCCTGTATGGGTGGCACGAAGGCTGGCCGCTGGAACGTGCCCTTGAACTGGGCACCTGCGCGGCCGCTGCGTCGTTAACGCACGCCTCGTGCAGCGAAGGGGTGCGGACGGTGGAAGAAAGTCTGCGCTTCGGCCGGGAGCTGGGTTTCCGCGGCGCCGGCCAGCGGTGGTCAACGGGGAATTGACCAGAGAGATAGGCGGGCAGGCAGGCGTTTGGTTGCCGCGAAGCGGCACACGCCAATCAAGTGGTGGGTGGCCTTGGGTGGCGGAGCGAGAGCAGGACAGGCAGGACGATCAGGACGACGGGCATTTGCAACAGCAGGCCGGACACGATCGCGATTGCGAGGGGCTGCTGCATCGCAGAGCCGGCGCCGAGACCGAGGGCCAGCGGCAAGAGTGCGAGGATGGCGGCAAACGTCGTCATGGTGATGGGCCGCAGGCGATTTACGCCGGCTTGCACGAGCGCGTCCGCCGTCGGAAGGTCCGCGGGTAGCGATTCGAATTCCGACACGTAGAAAATCGCCACCTCGGTCGCGATGCCGACGATCATCGTCAGACCCATCATCGAGGAGATGTTCAATTCGGTGTGTGTGAGCCAGAGGCCGATCATCACCGCCGAGAGCGCGAGGAGGGTGGACACGAGCATGGCGCCAGCCGTGAAGAAACTCTCGTAGAGGAAAAGCAGCAGTAGGAACACGAGGGCGACCGCCGCGCCAAAGACGAGCATGAGCCCCGTGAAGGCCGAGCGCTGTTGCGCATACGTGCCGCCGAGGGCGAAATACATTCCGGCGGGCACGGTGCCCGGGCGCCGCAGAGCGGCTTGCACGTCGCGAATCGTCGAACCGAGATCGCGACCACTGATTCGCGCCGTCACCGCCAGCATACGTTTCAGGTTGTCCCGGCTGATTTGGGGCTGGCCCACCACGCGGGAGATGGCGGCGACACGCTGCGCGGGAAAATAGTGCCCATCCGGCGCGCGCAATCGCAGGCGCGCGATGTCTTCGGCCGTGCGGCGCTCGTCGGTGGGAATCCAGACGCGGATGCCGACCAGCTTGGGCCCTTGTTCGATCTTGGTGGTCGTCTCGGCTCCTCCGAGCAGGTCCGCCAGTTGGGTCGTGATCGCCTGCGGATCCATGCCTTCACGAGCCGCCAAGTCGCGGTCGACGGTGATGTTGAGGGCATCGCCCGCGAGCACGATGCCATCCTTCACGTCCACGACACCGGGGATGCGGCCGATGGCGTCGGCGACATGCGGCGCGGTGCGTTGGAGCAAGGCGCCGTCGTCCGCATAGAGTTTGATCTCGATCGGCTGCGGCACCGCGGTGAGATCGCCGATCAGATCCTCCATCAGCTCTGCCATTTCAATTTCCAAGCCGGGCACCGTCGCGTGCACTTTGGTGCGCACTTCGTCGATGACATCGTCGATGTCGCGGCGGGGCGGCGGCTTGAGCCGGATGAAGAAATCGCCCTCGTTCGCTTCGGTCAGCCCGCCGCCCAACTGCAAACCGGTGCGGCGCGAATAGGTCTCCACCTCGGGGGTCGCTTGGAGGATGGCTTCAACCTGGCTCAGCAGCCGGTCGGTCTCCGTGAGCGAGGTGCCGGAGGCGGCGCGGTAATCGAGAATGAAGCCGCCCTCGTCCATCGACGGCATGAACCCGGAGCCCACCTGCCGGTAGCCGAACCACGCCGCCACCAGGAGCGGGCCGATGCCGAGCAGAATCAGCGCCGGGCGGCCGAGCACCCGCCGCATCAGCCGGTCGTAGGCGCGGTGCACCCGCGTGGTAAGCGCGCCGCCTTCGCGTTGCTGCGCATCCTTCGCCGTGAGAAAATGGTCGGCGAGAATGGGCACGGCGAGCCATGCGAGCAAAAAGGAGATGACAAGGCTGGCCGCCATCGTCAGCGACAGGGCGCGAAAGAAAGCGCCCGTCACGCCGGATAAAAAGGCCAGCGGCGCAAAGATGATCACCGTTGACAGCGATGAGGCGACGAGCGGTTCGGTAAACTCCGCCGCGGCCGCCCAGACGCGCCCGTGATGGGGGCCGGTGCTCCCGCGCAACCGCCGCACCACATGCTCCACCATGACGATGGCATCGTCGATGATGAGCCCGACCGCCGCGGCCATGCCGCCGAGCGTCATGATATTGAAGCTGCCGTGCAGCAGCTTGAGCAGCAGCACTGTGGCCGCGAGCGAAGCGGGCACGCATACGATGGCGATGAGCGTGATTTTGCCGTTGCGCAGGAAGAGGAGCAGCACGGCGCCGGCGAGCAACACGCCGATCGCGACCGCATCGCGCACGCTCTTTTCGGCGGCGACGATCAACTGGCTCTGGTCATACCAGTTCGCGACCTTCACATCCGGTGGAAGCTGGCCGGTCACGCCTTTCAACTTGGCGCGGACGTCGGCGGCGATCTGCACCGTGTTGCCGCCGGGCTGCTGGTAAACCTGAAAGATGACAGCCTCCCGGCCGTCCGCCGTGACGCGCGTCCACTGGGGCTTGGTGGCGAGCGTCACCGTTCCGATGTCGGCGACGCGCAGGAGGCCGGCCGGGCGGGTGGTGAGGACGGTGGCGCCTAGTTGCTCGGCGGTCGCGAGACGGTTGTCCACGAGCGTGAGGTAGAGTTTGTAATGATCCTCAATGCGCCCGACGGCGCTGATGGTGTTGGCCGCGGAAAGCGCGCGGGCGACGTCGCCGACGGTCAGGCCGTGCGCCTCAAGCTGCGCCGGATCGATCGTCACGCGATACTCCGCTTCCGCTCCACCCAGCACGGCGACCTGGGCCACGCCGTCGACGGCCGAGAGCAACGGCCGCAACTGGTAGTAGGCGATATCGCGCAGCGCGACGAGAGAACGCCGGGATGAAGTGAGGCTGTAAGCGATCGACGGAAACACGGTCGGATCCATGCGGCGGGCCTCGAAGGTCGTGCCCGGCGGCAGCGAGGAAAGGGTGCGGTTGACGGCGGATTCCACCTGCAACAGCGCCGAGATCATGTCCGCGCCCCAATCGAAATTGATCGAAACTTCCGCGCTGCCGCGCGTCGACGCCGAACGGATGCTCCGCAGCCCGGGCACCGAGCGCACGGCGTTTTCGATCGGAATCGTCACCTCGGTCGTCATCCGCTCCACCGGTCGGTCACCGGCATCGAGACTGACGACAATGCGCGGAAAATCCACTTGGGGAAACAGCGATACGGGCAGCGTCCACGTGGCGCCGGCGCCGGCGAGAATGAGAATCGCGAGGAGAAATAGCACCGCGCGGCGGTGCGCTTGCATCCAGCCGATGAACATCACGGTTGCGGCGCCTTCGCGTCGGAGGGGTTGTCCGTTTGACCGTCGGCCGCGGGCGGCCCGACGTGCACCGCCATACCGTCTTCGAGTTCGTAGTTACCGAGGGTCACGACGGGTTCGCCGGCCTGCAAATCCGGACCGCTCACCGCGACGACATCGCCCGCCGTCACTCCGGCGTGCACCTCGTGGCGGACGGCCTTGCCGTCTTTCACGGTGAACAAAATCTCGCGATCACCATCCGGCAACAACGCGCGGCGCGGCGCCACGAGAGCTTTTTCGCGATGCACTTCGATCAAGGCCCGCACGTGTTCGCCGAGTAGAAACGGCGCGCCCGGCGGCAAGGGCGCGCGGGCGTCGATCGCGCCGGACACCGCATCAACGACGCGGCCGACGGTTCGCACGGTGGTGGTTGTAGCAGCGGTGTGGGGACGGGTGGCGGAAGTGAGCGTCACCTTTTGGCCGGCCGCCACACGGGTGGCGTCGGTCGCTTCGAGGCCGAGTTGCGCTTCCAAGCCATCGCCCGCGGTCACGGCGGCGAGCGGCGTGCCGGCGGCCACCCATGCGCCGGTCGTTGCGTCGACCTTGCTCACGAAGCCGTCCACCGGAGCGAGCACGCGGCCATCGCCGCCGGCGCCGCGCGCCAGGAGGCTGGCGACTTTCAGCTTCGCGTCCTGCGCGGCTTGCTGCGTGGTGAGAAGTTCGGTGCGCGTCGCGAGTTGCAGGTCGTAGCGCTGCTGGGTGTCAGCGCGGTTTTTTTCCGCCAGATCCGCCGCGCTGCGGGCGGAGTCCAGGGCGAGTTGCGCGTCGGGTGTCAGAGCGAGTTCCACGAGCACGTCGCCGGCGGCGACTCGCGTGCCCGGCGCGACCGCAACCCGGCGCACTACGCCGTCGAAGGTCGCGACGGCCATGCGTTCGCTCGACGGCGCGGCGGTCACGAGGCCGAAAGACGCGACGGTTTGCGCAATCTCCCGGAGCGCGAGAGGCGTGACTTCGACGGTCGCAGTGGTCGCGGGTTCAGGTGCGGGCTGCGGGGTCGCGCGGTGCCGCCACCAAAACCAGACCCCGAAAACCAGAGCGGCGAGAAGAAGGAGCAGAATAAATTTCTTCATGGCGATGCGGCCGCGACGCGGCGGTTAAGGAGCGGCTGGCCGGTGACGGTTTCGAGTCCGACCTCGAGTTCGAGGAGTGATTGCTGCAGCTGGCTTTGTTCGATGCGCCGCGTCGCGAGCGTGTCGCGTGCGTCCCGATACGCGGCGGGTGTCACGCTATGTCCGGCCAGCGCCCGGGCGAAGGAGGCGGCGAGTTGCTCCAATGCCGGCAGGGTCGCATCAATGGCGCCGAGTTCGGCGCGTGTGGCCGTGATCTGGGCGATGATTTGACCGACTTCCGAGCGCGCCTCGGCAACGCGGGCGACGTATTCCTCGAAGAGTTGCTGGCGGGTGGCACGGGCCACGGCGATCTGGCCCTGACCCCGGTCGAAGAGCGGCAGGTCGAGCGTGACACCGATGCTGTGGGTGTGGACGTCGCTGGTGTCGCGAGCGCGGGAGAGGCTGACATCGAGCCGGGGGAATTGGGCCTTTACGGCGGCGCGCAGCGTCGCTTCCTGGCTGGCGTAGCCGAGCTTGAGCGCGGCGAGGTCGAGGCGGCGCGTGGGCAAACCGTCCAGCGCCTGGGCGAGCGCATTTTCCGGGAGCGCAGGAAATCCGTCGTCGAGGTGGAGTTGAAGTGGTTCATCGACGGGCTGGCCGAGGGCGAGGTTAAGCGCGGAACGGTCGACGAGAATCTGCTGCTCGAGCGCGAGGCGGTCGGCTTGCGCGCGGCGCCAGGCGTCGTTTGCCGGCGTGAGGTCGGGTGCCGGGCTCAAGCGTTGTTGCACGGCGCGCCGGGTTTCCTCCAGCGCTTCCGCGCGATCGGACTCGACGTCACGCGCCCACGGCAACCGTTGCTCCAGCGACCACAGACGAAAAGCGCGCATGCGCGCTTCCTGCGAGGCCTGCCATTCCTGCCACGCGATTGACAGGTCGAGTGCATCGGCGGTGGCGCGAGCGGCCGCCTTCACGTCGCCGTGCGCCAGCAGCGCCGTGACATCCCAGCTCACGCCGAGGCTGTCGCCGTTCACGAGCGTGGGATCGCCGCGGGCATCGACGCGATCAAACGAGGCGCTGAGTTGCGGATTTGGCAGGAGGCCGGCTTGGAGGAGTTGCGCGCGGGCGACGCCCCGCTGGGCGCGGAGCGCGCGTAATGCCGGACTGGTGATGACGACCATCACGGCGATTTCGTCGGGCGAAAATCCATCCCGCGCGTCGATGACCACGGGGCGGATAAGAGGGTGTTGCAGGTTTGCCGCGGCGACTTTCACTGCGGCCAAGTTGGGGGCTCGCAACGCGGCCGCGACGGCCGGCGCATCGAGGGGTTTCGGTTGATAGGTTGCGCAGCCGGTCACAGCCAGCACTCCGACCGCCAAGGCTCCGCGCCAGAACCGGGCAGTCGCGGGGAAGGTGGACCCGCGCGCACGAGTGGGGCGGCCAGAGCGGCGGCAAACCATGATGGCGCAGGAGGAGGGGAAGGAGGGAAGAGCAGGCGGCGCCGGAGACGGGTCAGTCGCGGTCGATATCGAGCACGGCTCCGTTGCCCGCATCGATTTCCACTTCGACGACGGTGTGTTGCGGCGTAACCACTTCGAACGAATACATCAGGCATCCGTCTTCGACTTCGAGTTCGCCTTTGATGACGTGTCCGGGAGCGGCGGCGAGCGCGGCGGTGAGTGCGCGTTCGAAGGAGATTTTCGCCCGGGCGGGCAAGTCAACCCGGCGGGGCGAGTCCGTTACCTGAATCGTGCCGGCGACGGGTTTACCGGCGTCCGCTTTTTCCGCGGACGCCCGCGAGGTCACCAGCATCAGAGCGGCGAGGCTGGCGACAAAGAAGAGAAAGCGTGGCTGATGCGGAATAGAGTAGGTTGACATAAGGAAAAGGGAGGGCTCGGGCCGACGCGAGAAGGGCCGGTTCTGGCAGCTATTTTAGCAGGGCCGACATTACGGCGAGATTACGCAGAAATCATTCGGCCGTCATCTCCCGCTCATGTGCCGCGTGCCATGATTTCCGTCATCAAATTCCCGATGAATGCCTTATCCCGTGTTTTGCTGATCGCGAGTTTCTCGCTCGTCCCGATGGCGGCGGCCCACGCCGCCGATGTTTATCGTTTCACGCATGAAATTCCCATCGGCGGCGAAGGGGGATGGGACTATTTGTCGGTGGAGCCGGCATCGCACCGACTGTTTGTGAGTCATGCGTCCAGAGTGGTGGTCATCGACACGCGGAAGGACGCGATCGTCGGCGAGATCGCGGACACGCCAGGCGTCCACGGCGTGGCGCCCGCACCGGAGTTGGGGCTGGGCTTCGTCAGCAATGGACGGGCCGACAATGTCAGCATCGTGGAACTCGCGACGTTAAAAACAGTGGGTCATGTCGCGACGGGAAAGAATCCCGACGCGATCCTCTACGAGCCGGAGCGCCGCGAAGTCTATGCTTTCAACGGTCATGGCCAGTCGGTGACGGTGTTTGCCGCGGCGGGCGGCAAGGTGGTGGCAACTATTCCGCTCGGAGGGAAACCAGAGTTCGCGCAGGCCGACGGGGGGCGTGTCTTCGTCAACCTCGAAGACAAAAACGAAGTGGCCGTGATTGCGACCGCGACGCACGCAGTCATCGCTCGCTGGCCGATCGCGCCCGACGAGGAGGCCAGCGGGATGGCCATCGACCACGAACATCACCGCTTGTTTTTGGGTTGCGGGAATGCCCGGCTGCTTGTGCTCGACAGCACTGACGGTCGCGTGGTGGCGAGCCTGCCCGCTGGGGCCGGCATCGACGCCGCGGCATTCGATCCGGGAACGCAGCTCGCGTTTGTCTCCAATGGGCACGACGGCACGGTGACGGTGGTGCATGAAGATTCCCCGGAGCGGTTTGCGGTGGTCCAGACTCTCCCCACGCAACGCAGCGCCCGCACGCTCGCGGTCGATCCGGTATCGCATAAACTCTATCTGGCCGCCGCGCTGTTTCACCCGGCGGAGGCGGGTCGGCGCCCGGCGATGATCGCAGGAAGCATGAAGGTGCTGGTCTACAGCCTGGTTCCGGCGCGGTGAGGCCGGGGCCGCAGGAAGCCCAGCGCCAGCGAGGCGGCGACTCGCCTTCTCCGTGCCGGAGGTGCTAGGAGAGGTTGCGTTCGCCCGCTCATGCATCGTCCTTTGCCCCTGTCATGCGACTCCTGATCGTCGAAGATTCGTCCCGCCTGCAGCGGACGCTGGCCATGGCGTTCCGTCGTTCAGGCTACGCGGTGGATGTCGCCGGCGATGGTGAGGAAGGGTTGTGGCTGGCGGAGTTGAATGACTACGATGCAATCGTGCTCGACTTGATGCTGCCGAAGCGGGACGGCATCGATGTGCTCCGCACGCTGCGCACCCGCGGCCGGACGACGCACATCCTCCTGCTGACGGCGCGCGATACCGTGGCCGACCGCGTCGCGGGTTTGGCCGATGGCGCGGACGATTACCTGGTAAAACCGTTTGCGCTGGAGGAGCTGCTCGCACGGGTGCAGGCGCTGTGCCGGCGGGCCTACGGTTCGAAGCAGCCGCACTTGGTGGTGGGGGATCTCGAAGTCGATTTCGCCCAACGTCAGGCCCGGCGTGGCGGGCTAGAACTCGACCTCACGGCTCGGGAATACCAGTTGCTCGAGTATCTGGCGCGGCGCGGAGGAGAGGTTGTTACCCGTGCGGAAATAGAAGCGCACATCTACGACGGCCAGGTGGACCCGATGAGCAACGTCGTCGATTCCGCGATTTGCGGGCTGCGCAAAAAAATCGCGTTCAGTCCCGCCGCGGCGCCGCTCATCCACACCCGGCGCGGGCTCGGCTATGTGCTGAGCGCGCGGTCCGACGCCGCTTAGGGCGATGAAATCGATTCGCCGGCAACTCACTCGCCAGCTCGTGCTATCGTTTGCCGCGCTCGTCGGTGTGGGCATGATCGGCGTCTACGTGGCCGGCCGGCATGTGTTGATGAAATCGCTGGAGACCAATTTGCGCGTGAGCGCGGTGTCGGTGGCGGCGTTGGCCGAAATCGAGAACGGGACGGTGCAATTCGATTTTTCCCCGGACTTTCTGGCGACCTATCGCTGGCGACCCGCGCGCAATTATTTTCAAGTCACCGATGAACGGGCGAGAACGCTCGCCCGGTCGCCCTCGCTCGCGGCGGCAGACCTGCCATGGCGGGAGGGAGGGACGCCGGCGCGGCCGGTGTATTTCGATGTGAGACTGCCGAACGGCCGGGCGGGCCGGGCGGCGGCCGTGCGATTTCAAGTGACCGAGGGCCGGATCCCGGGCGGCGTCGACTCGGACCTGCGCCTCGTGGTGGCGACGGATCGGACGGGAATCAACGAGACTCTCGCCGGTCTGATGGCGATCGTGACCGGGTGCGGTGTCCTTCTGCTGACTGCGATTCTAATCGTCGTGCCACGCGTGCTGGCGCGGGGACTGGCGCCGCTCGACGAGTTGGGCGATCAGGCGGCGCGGATCGACGCGGACTCTCTGGCGTTTCGTTTCGCTGTCGATC harbors:
- a CDS encoding class I fructose-bisphosphate aldolase, producing the protein MKEARLNRLFNPQTRRCFDVAIDHGFFNEATFLAGIEDMPATIATLVEAAPDAIQLTVAQARHLQTLPVRPKPALVLRTDVANVYGRKLPRTLFSRVLEDAVLQAVRLDAACVVVNLFRIPDEPEIGDQCVRNILALKPACDHYGMPLMIEPLVFQPNERAGGYMVDGDREKIVPLVRQAVELGADIIKADPTDNPEDYHQVVQTTGGIPVLVRGGSKAPEREILTRTAALLQQGVAGIVYGRNIIQHRSPGAMTRALMAILHEQATVAQAMEILA
- a CDS encoding Gfo/Idh/MocA family protein, which gives rise to MSASDNPVVRVGVIGAGLMGREVASAFGRWFALLDCPVRPELVAVCDVNPAALDWFRQVPSVRHFCATHHELLACEDVDVVYAAVPHHLHEQIYLDVLRAGKDLLAEKPFGIDLRAARAIREEGERLGRFVRVSSEFPFLPGAQRVMKFVQGNDLGALLSIRSRFLHSSDLDPKKPINWKRITQFCGEAGVMNDLGLHVAHVPLRLGWRPLWVYAQLQKIYESRPDGKGGTAKCDTWDNAMVHGTAQIAGQSVPLSLEMKRMAPTETNTWEIEVLGTDRGVRYSTKEPKTLWQYSRAEEQSWSKVDLGFAMPFKTITGGIFEPGFPDLLQQMWAAFLAERAGKLEGRFGCATPAEAVAHHEIWTAALLSHVEQRVVSV
- a CDS encoding carbohydrate kinase family protein, whose amino-acid sequence is MIASSNSDRRGLLAAGNFIVDHVKTIDVWPKQDALANIVGEVSANGGSPYNILINLTKLGAAFPLQAAGCVGADANGAFVREHCRSAGIAVGQLHELRDAATSYTDVMTVRSDGRRTFFHQRGANARFGREHVDFTVTRARHFHLGYMLLLDALDALDDAGKPGHADLLARARAAGLTTSVDCVSEESDRFASILLGTLPEVDLLFANDFEAEKLTGLRLGRGEEVEPEQFRRAAAELLRLGVRQVVVIHAPEGVCAVTKSGEARWQPSVALPGRMIAGAAGAGDALAAGVLYGWHEGWPLERALELGTCAAAASLTHASCSEGVRTVEESLRFGRELGFRGAGQRWSTGN
- a CDS encoding efflux RND transporter permease subunit, coding for MQAHRRAVLFLLAILILAGAGATWTLPVSLFPQVDFPRIVVSLDAGDRPVERMTTEVTIPIENAVRSVPGLRSIRSASTRGSAEVSINFDWGADMISALLQVESAVNRTLSSLPPGTTFEARRMDPTVFPSIAYSLTSSRRSLVALRDIAYYQLRPLLSAVDGVAQVAVLGGAEAEYRVTIDPAQLEAHGLTVGDVARALSAANTISAVGRIEDHYKLYLTLVDNRLATAEQLGATVLTTRPAGLLRVADIGTVTLATKPQWTRVTADGREAVIFQVYQQPGGNTVQIAADVRAKLKGVTGQLPPDVKVANWYDQSQLIVAAEKSVRDAVAIGVLLAGAVLLLFLRNGKITLIAIVCVPASLAATVLLLKLLHGSFNIMTLGGMAAAVGLIIDDAIVMVEHVVRRLRGSTGPHHGRVWAAAAEFTEPLVASSLSTVIIFAPLAFLSGVTGAFFRALSLTMAASLVISFLLAWLAVPILADHFLTAKDAQQREGGALTTRVHRAYDRLMRRVLGRPALILLGIGPLLVAAWFGYRQVGSGFMPSMDEGGFILDYRAASGTSLTETDRLLSQVEAILQATPEVETYSRRTGLQLGGGLTEANEGDFFIRLKPPPRRDIDDVIDEVRTKVHATVPGLEIEMAELMEDLIGDLTAVPQPIEIKLYADDGALLQRTAPHVADAIGRIPGVVDVKDGIVLAGDALNITVDRDLAAREGMDPQAITTQLADLLGGAETTTKIEQGPKLVGIRVWIPTDERRTAEDIARLRLRAPDGHYFPAQRVAAISRVVGQPQISRDNLKRMLAVTARISGRDLGSTIRDVQAALRRPGTVPAGMYFALGGTYAQQRSAFTGLMLVFGAAVALVFLLLLFLYESFFTAGAMLVSTLLALSAVMIGLWLTHTELNISSMMGLTMIVGIATEVAIFYVSEFESLPADLPTADALVQAGVNRLRPITMTTFAAILALLPLALGLGAGSAMQQPLAIAIVSGLLLQMPVVLIVLPVLLSLRHPRPPTT
- a CDS encoding efflux RND transporter periplasmic adaptor subunit; protein product: MKKFILLLLLAALVFGVWFWWRHRATPQPAPEPATTATVEVTPLALREIAQTVASFGLVTAAPSSERMAVATFDGVVRRVAVAPGTRVAAGDVLVELALTPDAQLALDSARSAADLAEKNRADTQQRYDLQLATRTELLTTQQAAQDAKLKVASLLARGAGGDGRVLAPVDGFVSKVDATTGAWVAAGTPLAAVTAGDGLEAQLGLEATDATRVAAGQKVTLTSATRPHTAATTTTVRTVGRVVDAVSGAIDARAPLPPGAPFLLGEHVRALIEVHREKALVAPRRALLPDGDREILFTVKDGKAVRHEVHAGVTAGDVVAVSGPDLQAGEPVVTLGNYELEDGMAVHVGPPAADGQTDNPSDAKAPQP
- a CDS encoding TolC family protein; the encoded protein is MKVAAANLQHPLIRPVVIDARDGFSPDEIAVMVVITSPALRALRAQRGVARAQLLQAGLLPNPQLSASFDRVDARGDPTLVNGDSLGVSWDVTALLAHGDVKAAARATADALDLSIAWQEWQASQEARMRAFRLWSLEQRLPWARDVESDRAEALEETRRAVQQRLSPAPDLTPANDAWRRAQADRLALEQQILVDRSALNLALGQPVDEPLQLHLDDGFPALPENALAQALDGLPTRRLDLAALKLGYASQEATLRAAVKAQFPRLDVSLSRARDTSDVHTHSIGVTLDLPLFDRGQGQIAVARATRQQLFEEYVARVAEARSEVGQIIAQITATRAELGAIDATLPALEQLAASFARALAGHSVTPAAYRDARDTLATRRIEQSQLQQSLLELEVGLETVTGQPLLNRRVAAASP
- a CDS encoding PepSY domain-containing protein, encoding MSTYSIPHQPRFLFFVASLAALMLVTSRASAEKADAGKPVAGTIQVTDSPRRVDLPARAKISFERALTAALAAAPGHVIKGELEVEDGCLMYSFEVVTPQHTVVEVEIDAGNGAVLDIDRD
- a CDS encoding YncE family protein, whose translation is MNALSRVLLIASFSLVPMAAAHAADVYRFTHEIPIGGEGGWDYLSVEPASHRLFVSHASRVVVIDTRKDAIVGEIADTPGVHGVAPAPELGLGFVSNGRADNVSIVELATLKTVGHVATGKNPDAILYEPERREVYAFNGHGQSVTVFAAAGGKVVATIPLGGKPEFAQADGGRVFVNLEDKNEVAVIATATHAVIARWPIAPDEEASGMAIDHEHHRLFLGCGNARLLVLDSTDGRVVASLPAGAGIDAAAFDPGTQLAFVSNGHDGTVTVVHEDSPERFAVVQTLPTQRSARTLAVDPVSHKLYLAAALFHPAEAGRRPAMIAGSMKVLVYSLVPAR
- a CDS encoding response regulator transcription factor, whose product is MRLLIVEDSSRLQRTLAMAFRRSGYAVDVAGDGEEGLWLAELNDYDAIVLDLMLPKRDGIDVLRTLRTRGRTTHILLLTARDTVADRVAGLADGADDYLVKPFALEELLARVQALCRRAYGSKQPHLVVGDLEVDFAQRQARRGGLELDLTAREYQLLEYLARRGGEVVTRAEIEAHIYDGQVDPMSNVVDSAICGLRKKIAFSPAAAPLIHTRRGLGYVLSARSDAA